A region from the Silene latifolia isolate original U9 population chromosome 7, ASM4854445v1, whole genome shotgun sequence genome encodes:
- the LOC141590250 gene encoding uncharacterized protein LOC141590250, whose amino-acid sequence MVTGILTPRKRLVRMHRQEGDRSGYSGDTFGAHSYKEILTSPSKLNGTKTGLFGLLETKIKSKSFNRTINVFNNWCIYTNNGYYNNGRIWILWDPKIFRIQFVEYNAQFIHMKVETLVSRSVFFLTMIYAFNGIQERTPLWDHLRRFAGQVDGPWAMAGDFNCVLSASERVGGNTPNTEIEPFRTCVADCEVVDITATELYANFLPEGMFDHTPCLINSSTQVQQIRSFKYYNKWGTAKDFLPIIKRCWSQGIPGSPMLRLAKNLKFLKPSLKALNRENYSDIEQSTALVQKRVAVLQELIGKDSSNMALISEEAEATKSLRELSEARDSFMAQKAKIQWLQQGDTNSSYFHGVLKKEGMEIELC is encoded by the exons ATGGTGACTGGGATTTTGACTCCTCGTAAAAGATTAGTCAGAATGCATAGGCAGGAAGGAGACAGGAGTGGATATAGTGGTGATACTTTTGGAGCTCATTCTTATAAAGAAATATTGACTTCTCCTTCAAAATTGAATGGTACTAAAACTG GTTTATTTGGTTtgttagaaacaaaaataaaaagcaaGTCTTTCAATAGAACTATAAATGTTTTTAATAATTGGTGCATTTATACAAATAATGGGTACTACAATAATGGGAGAATATGGATTCTTTGGGATCCTAAGATATTCAGAATTCAGTTTGTTGAATACAATGCTCAATTCATCCATATGAAGGTTGAAACATTGGTGAGTAGAAGTGTTTTCTTCTTAACCATGATCTATGCATTTAATGGTATTCAAGAGAGGACCCCTCTATGGGATCATCTAAGGAGGTTTGCTGGTCAAGTGGATGGCCCTTGGGCTATGGCAGGTGACTTCAATTGTGTGTTGTCAGCTTCTGAGAGAGTAGGAGGTAATACTCCTAATACAGAGATTGAACCATTTAGAACATGTGTTGCAGACTGTGAAGTAGTGGACATTACTGCTACAG AATTATATGCGAACTTCCTCCCTGAGGGTATGTTTGATCACACTCCCTGCTTGATTAATAGCTCTACTCAGGTCCAGCAAATTAGAAGTTTCAAGTATTACAATAAATGGGGAACTGCCAAGGATTTTTTGCCCATTATTAAGAGATGTTGGAGTCAAGGTATTCCTGGATCCCCAATGTTAAGGCTGGCAAAAAATTTGAAGTTCCTGAAGCCTTCTCTGAAAGCCTTGAATAGGGAGAACTATAGTGATATTGAGCAATCTACTGCTTTGGTGCAGAAAAGAGTAGCTGTTTTGCAGGAATTGATAGGGAAAGACTCTTCAAATATGGCCCTTATATCTGAGGAGGCTGAGGCTACTAAAAGTTTAAGGGAACTGTCTGAGGCAAGGGACAGTTTTATGGCTCAAAAAGCAAAGATTCAGTGGCTGCAGCAGGGGGATACTAATAGCTCTTATTTTCATGGAGTGCTCAAAAAAGAAGGAATGGAAATAGAGTTATGCTGA